A window from Plasmodium gaboni strain SY75 chromosome 9, whole genome shotgun sequence encodes these proteins:
- a CDS encoding hypothetical protein (conserved Plasmodium protein, unknown function) — translation MNILYLINTDTYTFIYTFFILIICVTWIQYVLKKLQNKYSRFLNNEKIINHCKQILDRNNSLQENIYKLIKYNSGKDNYEDKLLSRKYASFYYLKRAIFFLNNYKFLHIKRKLNCLFIRNNITDIRNLKYLTYKKVIQFKKDMNHCLSEAYNSFDYKNKKELLYIYFKLYSKIYFFFQSESIYFFHFITRVLLVSWVYTPLNTTFHWNMKGHKNKEAQI, via the exons ATGAATATCTTATACCTAATTAATACAGATACCTATACATTCATTTacacattttttattctcaTTATATGTGTAACTTGGATACAGtatgttttaaaaaaacttcaaaataaatactCTAGGTTTCTAAATAAcgaaaaaataataaatcattGTAAACAAATACTAGACAGAAATAATTCTTTacaagaaaatatttataagcttataaaatacaatagtg GTAAAGATAATTATGAAGATAAACTGCTTAGTAGAAAGTATGcttctttttattatttaaaaagagcaattttttttttaaataattacaaatttttacatataaagAGGAAATTAAATTGCCTGTTTATC aGGAATAATATAACAGATATCAGGAATTTGAAATATTTGACGTATAAAAAAGTTATTCAATTTAAAAAAGACATGAATCATTGTTTGTCAGAAGCATATAATTCTTTTgattataagaataaaaaagaattattatatatttattttaaattatattccaaaatatattttttttttcaaagtgaaagtatttatttttttcattttatcACGCGTGTTTTATTAGTGTCTTGGGTTTATACGCCGTTAAATACGACATTTCATTGGAATATGAAGGGGCATAAAAATAAGGAAGcacaaatataa